A window of Polaromonas hydrogenivorans contains these coding sequences:
- a CDS encoding nitric-oxide reductase large subunit → MHATRKLWTWLAVICAMSFAVLGWVGTEIYLTAPPIPKQVISTQGAVLFSEGQVQRGQKAWLSAGGQQLGSVWGHGSYLAPDWSADWLHREALALRGVWAQRDFGKPFEALGVGQQAELTARLKTEMRGNTYDAATGAITLSPERAEAVRQVARHYTDLFGDAPSLDKLREQYAMSSGLLPDADDLKALPAFIFWSAWSAATDRPGETDLSYTSNWPHEPLVDNTPTAGAGIWSIASIIFMIAAIAGMIFYHSTHKEEGDPKPPKADPLFDLKPTPSMKATRKYFYVVIGLIMAQVGMGVITAHYAVEGQSFFGFPLGQILPFTVSRTIHTQFAVLWIATAWLATGLYIAPAISGHEPKYQKLGVDVLFYALLFIVVGSTAFGWLGTLQHLGTDFSFWIGNQGLEFTSMGRIWQVLLFVGLLFWVLLLGRGLMPALKTPSESRGLIAMVFLAALCIGGFYATSLTWGQTTHYSMVEYWRWWLVHLWVEGFFEVFATAVIALLFTRLGLIRASTANSAIVLETIVFLFGGILGTLHHLYFTGTPTFVIAIGAMFSALEVVPLAMIGVEAYRNYQRSKSAPWVQAYKWPILCFIAVGFWNVVGAGLLGFSINTPIALYYMQGLNMTAAHGHAALFGVYGMLGIGLLLFCLRGLSSRLAWSDKLLAPMFWCLNIGLAMMVFISLVPAGIYQAWASITQGMWFARSPEVVHSPFMETLVWMRVPGDVVFAIGTVFLAWFAIRLLTGGKAKPAVAVPGGVKRA, encoded by the coding sequence ATGCACGCTACGCGCAAACTCTGGACCTGGCTTGCTGTCATCTGTGCGATGTCCTTTGCCGTTCTCGGCTGGGTCGGAACAGAGATTTACCTGACAGCACCGCCGATTCCCAAACAAGTCATCAGCACTCAGGGAGCGGTGCTTTTCTCCGAAGGACAGGTCCAGCGTGGCCAGAAAGCCTGGCTGTCGGCCGGCGGCCAGCAACTCGGTTCGGTCTGGGGTCACGGCAGCTACCTGGCGCCCGACTGGTCGGCCGACTGGCTGCACCGTGAAGCGCTGGCACTGCGCGGCGTCTGGGCGCAGCGCGATTTTGGCAAACCCTTTGAAGCGCTGGGCGTCGGCCAGCAGGCCGAACTCACCGCCCGGCTGAAAACCGAGATGCGCGGCAACACCTACGATGCGGCCACCGGCGCCATCACGCTGTCGCCCGAGCGCGCCGAGGCGGTGCGGCAGGTCGCGCGCCATTACACCGACCTGTTCGGCGATGCGCCGTCGCTCGACAAGCTGCGCGAGCAATACGCCATGAGTTCAGGCTTGCTGCCTGACGCGGATGACCTGAAGGCGCTGCCCGCCTTTATTTTCTGGTCCGCATGGTCGGCCGCCACGGACCGGCCTGGTGAAACCGATTTGAGCTACACCAGCAACTGGCCGCACGAGCCGCTGGTGGACAACACGCCGACCGCCGGCGCCGGCATCTGGTCGATTGCCAGCATCATTTTCATGATCGCGGCGATTGCCGGCATGATTTTCTACCACTCGACCCACAAGGAAGAGGGCGACCCCAAGCCGCCCAAGGCCGATCCGCTGTTCGACCTCAAACCGACGCCGTCGATGAAGGCCACGCGCAAATACTTCTACGTGGTGATCGGCCTGATCATGGCGCAGGTCGGCATGGGCGTGATCACGGCCCACTACGCGGTCGAGGGCCAGAGCTTCTTCGGCTTCCCGCTGGGGCAGATCCTGCCGTTCACCGTGAGCCGCACCATTCACACGCAATTTGCCGTGCTGTGGATTGCCACGGCCTGGCTGGCGACCGGCCTGTACATCGCGCCGGCCATCTCGGGCCACGAGCCCAAGTACCAGAAGCTCGGTGTCGACGTGCTGTTTTACGCGCTGCTGTTCATCGTCGTCGGCTCGACCGCCTTTGGCTGGCTGGGCACCTTGCAGCATCTGGGCACCGACTTCAGTTTCTGGATCGGCAACCAAGGGCTTGAATTCACCAGCATGGGCCGAATCTGGCAAGTCCTGCTGTTTGTCGGCCTGCTGTTCTGGGTTCTGCTGCTCGGTCGCGGATTGATGCCTGCCCTGAAGACGCCGTCCGAAAGCCGTGGCCTGATTGCCATGGTGTTCCTGGCCGCGCTGTGCATCGGCGGCTTTTATGCCACCTCGCTGACCTGGGGCCAGACCACCCATTACTCGATGGTCGAGTACTGGCGCTGGTGGCTGGTCCACCTGTGGGTCGAGGGCTTCTTTGAAGTGTTCGCCACCGCCGTCATCGCGCTGCTGTTCACCCGGCTGGGCCTGATTCGCGCCAGCACCGCCAACAGCGCCATCGTGCTGGAAACCATCGTGTTCCTGTTCGGCGGCATCCTGGGCACCTTGCACCACCTGTATTTCACCGGCACGCCGACCTTCGTGATTGCGATTGGCGCGATGTTCTCGGCGCTCGAAGTCGTGCCGCTGGCGATGATTGGTGTCGAGGCTTACCGCAACTACCAGCGCTCCAAATCGGCGCCCTGGGTGCAGGCCTACAAGTGGCCCATCCTGTGCTTCATCGCCGTCGGCTTCTGGAACGTGGTCGGTGCCGGGCTGCTGGGCTTTTCCATCAACACGCCGATTGCGCTGTACTACATGCAGGGCCTGAACATGACCGCCGCCCACGGCCACGCCGCGCTGTTCGGGGTGTACGGCATGCTGGGCATCGGCCTGCTGCTGTTCTGCCTGCGCGGCCTGTCCAGCCGCCTGGCCTGGTCCGACAAGCTGCTGGCGCCCATGTTCTGGTGCCTCAACATCGGCCTGGCCATGATGGTCTTCATCTCGCTCGTGCCGGCCGGAATCTACCAGGCCTGGGCCAGCATCACCCAGGGCATGTGGTTTGCGCGTTCGCCTGAAGTCGTGCATTCGCCTTTCATGGAAACGCTGGTCTGGATGCGCGTTCCGGGCGACGTGGTGTTTGCCATCGGCACCGTGTTCCTGGCCTGGTTCGCCATCCGCCTGCTGACCGGCGGCAAGGCCAAGCCGGCCGTTGCCGTTCCCGGGGGCGTCAAGCGGGCTTGA
- a CDS encoding Hsp20/alpha crystallin family protein, which yields MSRELDPGKIEAKLANGVLTLRIPKAEQARPRRIEISAG from the coding sequence CTGAGCCGCGAACTCGACCCCGGCAAGATCGAGGCCAAGCTCGCCAACGGCGTGCTGACCCTGCGCATCCCGAAAGCCGAGCAAGCCCGGCCGCGCCGCATTGAAATCAGCGCCGGCTGA
- a CDS encoding cytochrome b, whose product MSLQKSAHRYHMASISLHWLMLALFIAVYASIELRVLFEKGTELRETMKSLHFMFGLLMFFLVWLRIAMRFKYPAPRIEPAPPQWQVLAARLAHLMLYALMIGMPLAGWLLLSASGKPIPFFGLELPALIGKNKELAGQIKEIHELVGTIGYFLIGAHAAAALFHHYIKRDSTLLSMLPKTAA is encoded by the coding sequence ATGAGCCTTCAAAAATCCGCGCATCGCTACCACATGGCGTCCATTTCACTGCACTGGCTGATGCTTGCCTTGTTCATTGCGGTGTACGCCAGCATTGAGTTGCGCGTGCTGTTTGAAAAAGGCACCGAACTCCGCGAAACGATGAAAAGCCTGCACTTCATGTTCGGCCTTCTGATGTTTTTCCTGGTCTGGCTGCGCATCGCGATGCGCTTCAAATACCCTGCGCCACGCATTGAACCGGCCCCGCCCCAATGGCAGGTGCTTGCCGCCAGACTGGCCCACCTGATGCTCTACGCCCTCATGATCGGCATGCCGCTGGCCGGCTGGCTGCTGCTGAGTGCATCGGGCAAACCGATTCCATTTTTTGGCCTGGAGCTTCCGGCACTGATCGGGAAAAACAAGGAACTGGCCGGCCAGATCAAGGAAATTCACGAACTCGTGGGAACCATCGGCTACTTTTTGATTGGCGCTCATGCTGCGGCGGCCCTGTTTCATCACTACATCAAACGCGACAGCACCCTGCTGAGCATGCTGCCAAAAACCGCCGCCTGA
- a CDS encoding Hsp20/alpha crystallin family protein: MDTNQQNQQKDPSSQQPGQAESQTLIADMPGVAKEQLVVRVTGDNLLIEGAASVPAVAGNMELVYGEVQAL; this comes from the coding sequence ATGGATACCAATCAGCAGAACCAGCAGAAAGACCCGTCCAGCCAGCAGCCCGGCCAGGCGGAGTCGCAGACCCTCATTGCCGACATGCCCGGCGTGGCCAAGGAGCAACTGGTCGTGCGCGTGACCGGCGACAACCTGCTGATCGAAGGCGCGGCCTCGGTGCCGGCGGTGGCCGGCAACATGGAACTGGTGTACGGCGAAGTCCAGGCGCTGTAG
- a CDS encoding DUF2242 domain-containing protein: protein MNFSCIHRNAAVWLAGLLSLCGLLSACGSTPKAFASQEEFGSTVTYSRLFDATAAQTCEAARRALLSQGYIISAAREDMVEGRKSFQPEPESHLQMEIRVVCAPDSPDGKVSLGFVTALQDVYALKKSNNSASLGVGALGSVSLPFSSSNDAMVKVASKTISSDAFYERFFDLVKRYLVVDEGLN, encoded by the coding sequence TTGAATTTTTCCTGCATACATCGCAACGCGGCCGTCTGGCTGGCAGGCTTGTTGAGCCTTTGCGGCTTGCTGAGCGCCTGCGGCAGTACGCCGAAAGCTTTTGCGTCACAGGAGGAGTTCGGCTCCACCGTGACCTATTCCCGGCTGTTTGACGCCACGGCGGCGCAAACCTGCGAGGCCGCCCGAAGGGCGCTGCTGAGCCAGGGCTACATCATCAGCGCGGCCCGGGAAGACATGGTCGAGGGCCGCAAAAGCTTTCAGCCCGAACCCGAGTCGCATCTGCAAATGGAAATCCGCGTGGTCTGCGCGCCCGACAGCCCCGACGGCAAGGTCAGCCTGGGTTTCGTGACCGCCCTGCAGGACGTTTACGCCCTGAAGAAAAGCAACAATTCGGCCAGCCTGGGCGTGGGCGCGCTGGGTTCGGTGTCGCTGCCCTTCAGTTCCAGCAACGATGCCATGGTCAAGGTCGCCAGCAAGACCATCTCCTCAGACGCCTTTTATGAGCGATTTTTTGACCTGGTCAAGCGTTATCTGGTGGTGGATGAAGGCTTGAACTGA
- a CDS encoding Hsp20/alpha crystallin family protein encodes MNGALNLYGDLFADLNRLQESFEQTFRPGSGGSIRALPRHTFPVINVGSTPEAIEVLALAPGVEPAELQVTIDKGLLVIAGERKNDGPAQGDNTAVYAQERFKGSFRRVISLPDDADPARINATCRDGMLRVTVPRREASKPRQISIN; translated from the coding sequence ATGAATGGAGCACTGAACCTTTACGGCGACCTGTTCGCCGACCTCAACCGCCTGCAGGAAAGTTTCGAGCAGACTTTCCGGCCGGGCTCTGGCGGCAGCATTCGCGCGCTGCCGCGCCACACCTTCCCGGTCATCAATGTCGGCAGCACGCCCGAGGCGATTGAAGTGCTGGCGCTGGCCCCGGGCGTGGAGCCGGCCGAACTCCAGGTCACCATCGACAAGGGCCTGCTGGTGATTGCCGGCGAGCGCAAGAACGATGGCCCTGCCCAGGGCGACAACACCGCTGTGTATGCCCAGGAGCGTTTCAAGGGAAGTTTTCGGCGGGTGATTTCACTGCCCGACGATGCCGACCCCGCCAGGATCAACGCCACCTGCCGCGACGGCATGCTGCGGGTCACCGTGCCCCGGCGCGAAGCGTCCAAACCGCGCCAGATCAGCATCAACTGA
- the nirK gene encoding copper-containing nitrite reductase, which yields MKAGFIRKAVAAAVIGVVGLASSHAATPHDQHDTGVKYRPDVTFTLRTDIADGKLVFIGEAGAIKGKVNPQLAVAEGAIVQINLVNGDGATHDISVPDFKASSNQLNTKGASTTIVFKADKKGEFKYICSLPGHVQAGMIGQILVGEGAAKPKALGAEVSRSPMETGTPVGARGPQSLTVNLDTTEVLGQLADGTTYKYWTFNSKVPGPFIRVRQGDTVTVNMANAADSHMIHSVDFHAVTGPGGGAAVTQAAPGSSKSFTFKAINPGLFVYHCATPMVAQHISNGMYGMILVEPDGGLPKVDREFYVMQGELYTSQPHGTLGENEFSLEKLLKEQPEHMMFNGTMDALTKTHRMEAKVGETVRIFFGVGGPNATSSFHVIGEVFDRVFSQADLTSPPIRNVQTISVPPGGASMVEFKVEVPGRYILVDHALSRLEKGLAGFLYVTGPENPAVFHTAEKMDPNSGH from the coding sequence ATGAAAGCCGGTTTTATAAGAAAAGCTGTAGCCGCAGCAGTCATCGGTGTTGTCGGCCTGGCGTCAAGCCATGCCGCCACACCCCACGACCAGCACGACACCGGCGTCAAGTACCGGCCCGACGTGACCTTCACGCTGCGCACCGACATTGCCGACGGCAAGCTGGTGTTCATCGGCGAAGCCGGCGCCATCAAGGGCAAGGTCAACCCGCAGCTGGCCGTGGCCGAAGGCGCCATCGTGCAGATCAATCTGGTCAACGGCGACGGCGCGACGCACGACATCAGCGTGCCTGATTTCAAGGCCTCGTCGAACCAGCTCAACACCAAGGGCGCCAGCACCACCATCGTCTTCAAGGCCGACAAAAAAGGCGAATTCAAGTACATCTGCTCGCTGCCCGGCCATGTGCAGGCCGGCATGATCGGCCAGATCCTGGTCGGCGAAGGCGCGGCCAAACCCAAGGCGCTAGGTGCGGAAGTCTCGCGCAGCCCGATGGAAACCGGCACACCGGTCGGCGCGCGTGGCCCGCAAAGCCTGACGGTGAACCTGGACACCACCGAAGTTCTGGGCCAGCTGGCCGACGGCACGACCTACAAATACTGGACCTTCAACAGCAAGGTGCCCGGCCCGTTCATCCGCGTGCGCCAGGGCGACACGGTGACCGTCAACATGGCCAATGCCGCCGACAGCCACATGATCCATTCGGTGGACTTTCATGCCGTCACCGGCCCCGGCGGCGGCGCTGCCGTGACGCAGGCCGCGCCCGGCAGCAGCAAGAGCTTCACCTTCAAGGCCATCAATCCGGGCCTGTTCGTGTACCACTGCGCCACGCCGATGGTGGCCCAGCACATCTCCAACGGCATGTACGGCATGATCCTGGTCGAACCCGATGGCGGCCTGCCCAAGGTGGACCGCGAGTTCTACGTGATGCAGGGCGAGCTGTACACCAGCCAGCCGCACGGCACGCTCGGCGAAAACGAGTTCTCGCTCGAAAAGCTGCTCAAGGAGCAGCCCGAGCACATGATGTTCAACGGCACCATGGATGCATTGACCAAGACGCACCGCATGGAAGCCAAGGTCGGCGAAACCGTGCGCATCTTCTTCGGCGTCGGCGGCCCGAATGCCACGTCGAGTTTCCATGTGATTGGCGAAGTGTTCGACCGGGTGTTCAGCCAGGCCGACCTGACCTCGCCACCGATCAGGAATGTGCAGACCATCTCGGTGCCGCCCGGCGGCGCCTCCATGGTCGAGTTCAAGGTGGAAGTGCCCGGCCGCTACATCCTGGTGGACCACGCCCTGTCGCGCCTGGAAAAAGGACTGGCCGGTTTCCTGTACGTTACCGGCCCGGAAAATCCAGCGGTGTTTCATACCGCCGAAAAAATGGACCCCAATTCGGGTCATTGA
- a CDS encoding DHH family phosphoesterase, which produces MKTILPLQLLVAPDLNDPQPLVIYHGRKCPDGFASALAAWIFYAGKAEFLPLDHGDIKSVDDLPALAGRAVYILDFSFSADILRAIEERAAKLVMLDHHKSAAEKLTGFTCRCGVVHFDMSKSGARLAWEFFQPAAPVPGLVLFIEDRDIWAWQYPESPAFLAALDMEPLDFARWAEIAAFSPEQITDFMARGAAMDEKFKKLAADIAEGAQPVTFNGQSGLMLNAPGVFHSLIGNMLSEKSGTFALLWHVGKSGGVKVGLRSQRSFDCIALAESMGGGGHAQACGFKMGIERLPELLSGVFAAAASSPEI; this is translated from the coding sequence ATGAAAACCATTCTTCCCCTGCAACTCCTGGTTGCCCCCGACCTCAACGACCCGCAGCCGCTGGTCATCTACCACGGCCGCAAATGCCCCGACGGCTTTGCCTCGGCCTTGGCTGCCTGGATTTTCTATGCCGGCAAGGCGGAATTTTTGCCGCTCGACCATGGCGACATCAAATCGGTGGACGACTTGCCTGCGCTGGCGGGCCGCGCCGTGTACATCCTCGACTTCTCGTTTTCAGCCGACATCCTGCGCGCCATCGAAGAGCGCGCCGCCAAGCTCGTCATGCTCGACCACCACAAGAGCGCGGCCGAAAAACTCACCGGCTTTACCTGCCGCTGCGGCGTGGTTCACTTTGACATGAGCAAGTCCGGCGCCCGGCTGGCCTGGGAATTCTTCCAGCCCGCCGCGCCCGTGCCCGGCCTGGTGCTGTTTATCGAAGACCGCGACATCTGGGCCTGGCAATACCCCGAGAGCCCGGCTTTTCTGGCGGCGCTGGACATGGAGCCGCTGGACTTTGCGCGCTGGGCCGAGATTGCCGCCTTCAGCCCCGAGCAGATCACCGATTTCATGGCGCGCGGCGCGGCCATGGACGAGAAATTCAAAAAACTCGCCGCCGACATCGCCGAAGGCGCGCAGCCGGTGACGTTCAACGGCCAGAGCGGGCTGATGCTGAACGCGCCCGGCGTGTTCCACAGCCTGATCGGCAACATGCTGTCGGAAAAAAGCGGCACGTTTGCGCTGCTGTGGCATGTGGGCAAAAGCGGCGGCGTCAAGGTCGGCCTGCGCTCGCAGCGCAGCTTTGACTGCATTGCGCTGGCCGAAAGCATGGGCGGCGGTGGCCACGCGCAGGCCTGCGGCTTCAAGATGGGCATCGAGCGCCTGCCCGAGTTGCTCAGCGGCGTGTTTGCCGCAGCGGCCAGCAGCCCGGAGATTTAA
- a CDS encoding amidohydrolase yields the protein MTAAITLAEVIFINGRFTTLDRQNPLATAVAIAGGKFIAVGDHEDAMRHAGSQSQVIDLGGAAALPGLHDSHTHLIRGGLNYTMELRWDGVPSLADAMAMLKAQAARTPAPQWVRVIGGFTEHQFAEKRLPTLEEINAAAPDTPVFILHLYDRALLNGAALRAVGYGRDTPNPPGGEIVRDARGNLTGLLLARPNAMILYATLAKGPKLDPDAQEASTRLFMRELNRLGITSVIDAGGGFQNYPDDYRVIEKLRDAGELTVRIGYNLFTQRPKQEVEDFRQWSELLPPLSGSDMFRHNGAGEMLVFSAADFEDFREPRPDLPASMEDELEGVVRLLVEKRWPFRLHATYDESIGRALDTFEKVNREIPFNGLHWFFDHAETISQRNIERVKALGGGIAVQHRMAYQGEYFIERYGARAAEQSPPVRKMLDAGIPVGGGTDATRVASYNPWVCLHWMVTGQTVGGTAMYRPDNLLDRHTALQLWTTGSAWFANADGQKGQIKLGQLADFIVPSRDFFAVPESDIKDLVSHLTVVGGRIVHGDGGFAGLAPPMPKAANDWAPTNAFGGYWREPAPGQATRRKAMQPFADCCAKPCAVHGHGHTQSWLANAPVSDEKSFWGTLGCACWL from the coding sequence ATGACCGCTGCCATCACGCTTGCCGAAGTCATCTTCATCAATGGCCGCTTCACCACGCTGGACCGGCAGAACCCGCTGGCCACGGCCGTGGCGATTGCCGGCGGCAAATTCATCGCCGTCGGCGACCACGAGGACGCCATGCGCCATGCGGGCAGCCAGTCGCAGGTGATCGACCTTGGCGGCGCGGCCGCCCTGCCCGGCCTGCACGACAGCCACACGCACCTGATTCGCGGCGGCCTGAACTACACCATGGAGTTGCGCTGGGACGGCGTGCCCTCGCTGGCCGATGCCATGGCGATGCTCAAGGCGCAGGCGGCGCGCACGCCGGCGCCGCAGTGGGTGCGCGTGATCGGCGGCTTCACCGAGCACCAGTTCGCGGAAAAGCGCCTGCCGACGCTGGAAGAAATCAATGCCGCCGCGCCCGACACGCCGGTCTTCATCCTGCACCTCTACGACCGCGCCCTGCTCAATGGCGCCGCGCTGCGCGCCGTCGGCTACGGCAGGGACACGCCCAATCCGCCCGGCGGCGAGATCGTGCGCGACGCCCGTGGCAACCTGACCGGCCTGCTGCTGGCCAGGCCAAACGCCATGATTCTCTACGCCACGCTGGCCAAAGGCCCCAAGCTCGACCCGGATGCACAGGAGGCCTCGACCCGGCTTTTCATGCGCGAACTCAACCGGCTGGGCATCACCTCGGTGATTGACGCCGGCGGCGGCTTTCAAAATTACCCCGACGACTACCGCGTGATCGAGAAGCTGCGCGATGCCGGCGAACTCACGGTGCGCATCGGCTACAACCTGTTCACGCAGCGGCCCAAACAGGAAGTCGAAGACTTTCGCCAGTGGTCCGAACTGCTGCCGCCGCTGTCGGGCAGCGACATGTTCCGCCACAACGGCGCCGGCGAGATGCTGGTGTTCTCCGCAGCCGATTTCGAGGATTTCCGCGAGCCGCGCCCCGACCTGCCCGCGAGCATGGAAGATGAGCTGGAGGGCGTCGTGCGCCTGCTGGTCGAAAAACGCTGGCCGTTCCGCCTGCACGCGACCTATGACGAATCGATTGGCCGCGCGCTCGACACCTTTGAAAAGGTCAACCGCGAGATTCCGTTCAACGGCCTGCACTGGTTCTTTGACCATGCCGAAACCATCAGCCAGCGCAACATCGAGCGCGTCAAGGCGCTGGGCGGCGGCATCGCCGTGCAGCACCGCATGGCCTACCAGGGCGAATACTTCATCGAGCGCTACGGCGCCAGGGCCGCCGAGCAGTCGCCGCCTGTGCGCAAGATGCTCGATGCCGGCATTCCCGTGGGCGGCGGCACCGACGCGACCCGCGTCGCCAGCTACAACCCGTGGGTTTGCCTGCACTGGATGGTCACCGGCCAGACGGTGGGCGGCACGGCGATGTACCGGCCCGACAACCTGCTCGACCGGCACACCGCACTGCAGTTGTGGACCACCGGCAGCGCCTGGTTTGCCAATGCCGACGGACAAAAGGGCCAGATCAAGCTTGGCCAGCTGGCCGACTTCATCGTGCCCTCGCGCGACTTCTTCGCCGTTCCCGAGTCCGACATCAAGGATCTGGTTTCGCACCTGACGGTGGTTGGAGGGCGCATCGTGCATGGCGACGGCGGCTTTGCCGGGCTGGCGCCGCCAATGCCCAAGGCCGCCAACGACTGGGCGCCGACCAACGCCTTTGGCGGCTACTGGCGCGAGCCCGCGCCGGGCCAGGCCACGCGGCGCAAGGCGATGCAGCCATTTGCCGACTGCTGCGCCAAGCCCTGCGCCGTCCACGGCCACGGGCACACCCAAAGCTGGCTCGCAAATGCGCCGGTATCGGACGAAAAGAGCTTCTGGGGCACGCTGGGCTGTGCCTGCTGGCTTTAA
- a CDS encoding rRNA large subunit pseudouridine synthase E, translating to MNQPHSPLTQRHDASRLILFNKPYGVLSQFTPEGRWRGLKDFIAIPGVYVAGRLDADSEGLLLLTNDGKLQAHIADPRFKMEKIYWVQVEGTPDEAALQALREGVALNDGPTRPARARLIEPPPVLWQREPPVRVRQSIPTAWIELGIREGRNRQVRRMTAAVGFPTLRLVRAAIGNWSLDGLPPGSWRDHAIDQFKPSSTTR from the coding sequence ATCAACCAACCGCACAGCCCCTTGACCCAACGGCACGACGCTTCACGCCTGATTCTCTTCAACAAGCCCTACGGCGTGCTCAGCCAGTTCACGCCTGAAGGGCGGTGGCGCGGGCTCAAGGACTTCATCGCGATTCCCGGTGTGTATGTGGCCGGCCGGCTGGATGCGGACAGCGAGGGTTTGCTGCTGCTGACCAACGACGGCAAGCTCCAGGCGCATATTGCCGACCCGCGCTTCAAGATGGAAAAAATCTATTGGGTCCAGGTCGAAGGCACGCCTGACGAGGCCGCGCTGCAAGCCTTGCGCGAAGGCGTTGCGCTGAACGATGGCCCGACCCGTCCGGCGCGGGCCAGGTTGATTGAGCCACCGCCCGTACTTTGGCAACGCGAGCCGCCGGTTCGCGTTCGCCAGTCCATCCCGACCGCCTGGATCGAGCTGGGCATCCGCGAAGGCCGCAACCGCCAGGTGCGGCGCATGACGGCGGCCGTGGGATTTCCAACCCTGCGCCTGGTCCGCGCGGCCATCGGCAACTGGTCGCTGGACGGCCTGCCGCCGGGAAGCTGGCGGGACCATGCAATCGATCAGTTCAAGCCTTCATCCACCACCAGATAA
- a CDS encoding RrF2 family transcriptional regulator, translated as MRLTTYTDYALRTLMYLAANRERLVTIQDIADAHGIAKNHLTKVVHQLGILGVVESLRGRNGGLRLGREPGQINIGAVVRSTEPDFYMAECFDPGKSHCIMSAACSLKDVLNDATMAYLAVLDGVTLDYLMKTSGKRSGAEASFKSIPIRPQATEPTPAPTPTGLKNPA; from the coding sequence ATGAGACTGACCACCTACACCGATTACGCACTGCGCACGCTGATGTACCTGGCCGCCAACCGGGAACGGCTGGTGACCATCCAGGACATTGCCGATGCGCATGGCATCGCCAAGAACCACCTGACCAAGGTCGTGCACCAGTTGGGCATCCTGGGCGTGGTCGAATCGTTGCGCGGCCGCAATGGCGGGCTGCGGCTGGGCCGGGAACCGGGCCAGATCAACATTGGCGCGGTCGTGCGCAGCACCGAACCCGACTTCTACATGGCCGAGTGTTTCGACCCCGGAAAAAGCCACTGCATCATGAGCGCCGCCTGCTCGCTCAAGGATGTGCTCAATGACGCCACCATGGCCTACCTGGCGGTGCTCGATGGCGTCACGCTCGACTACCTGATGAAGACCAGCGGCAAGCGCAGCGGCGCTGAAGCCTCCTTCAAGTCGATTCCGATCCGGCCGCAAGCCACCGAGCCCACACCAGCGCCCACGCCGACAGGCCTCAAGAACCCGGCCTGA
- a CDS encoding SirB2 family protein, whose protein sequence is MNYLAIKHLHITFAVLSGSFFLLRGLWMLADSPMLQRRWVKVVPHVVDTLLLASALVLVFWSGQYPFVQPWLTAKVLALVAYIVLGTVALKRGRTKGVRAFALLAALATFAYIVAVALTRQAAIPLQALGFGS, encoded by the coding sequence GTGAACTACCTTGCCATCAAGCACCTGCACATCACCTTCGCCGTCCTGAGCGGAAGTTTTTTCCTGCTGCGCGGGCTGTGGATGCTGGCCGACTCGCCCATGCTGCAGCGGCGCTGGGTCAAGGTGGTGCCGCATGTCGTCGATACGCTGCTGCTGGCCAGCGCGCTGGTGCTGGTGTTCTGGAGCGGCCAGTACCCGTTCGTGCAGCCCTGGCTGACGGCCAAGGTGCTGGCGCTGGTGGCCTACATCGTGCTCGGCACCGTGGCCCTGAAACGCGGCAGGACCAAGGGCGTGCGGGCCTTTGCCCTGCTGGCGGCGCTGGCAACCTTTGCCTACATCGTGGCGGTCGCGCTGACGCGGCAGGCGGCGATTCCGTTGCAGGCGCTGGGGTTTGGAAGCTAG
- the trxC gene encoding thioredoxin TrxC translates to MTDSLHIVCPHCHTTNRVRADQLGSQPTCGSCKQALFTAHSAALDEAAFDKHISRSQIPVLVDFWAPWCGPCRQMAPAYEQAAAQLEPQVRLAKVDTEAVPSLGARFNIRSIPTLALFKGGREIARQPGAMGAADIVRWVQSHLR, encoded by the coding sequence ATGACCGATTCACTTCACATTGTCTGCCCGCACTGCCACACCACCAACCGCGTTCGCGCCGACCAGCTCGGCAGCCAGCCGACCTGCGGCAGCTGCAAGCAGGCGCTTTTCACCGCGCACTCGGCCGCGCTCGACGAGGCGGCTTTCGACAAGCACATCAGCCGCAGCCAGATTCCGGTGCTGGTCGATTTCTGGGCGCCGTGGTGCGGCCCGTGCCGCCAGATGGCGCCGGCCTACGAGCAGGCTGCGGCGCAGCTGGAGCCGCAGGTGCGGCTGGCCAAGGTCGATACCGAAGCCGTTCCCAGCCTGGGCGCGCGCTTCAATATCCGCAGCATTCCGACGCTGGCGCTGTTCAAGGGCGGCCGCGAAATTGCCCGGCAGCCCGGCGCCATGGGCGCGGCCGACATCGTGCGCTGGGTGCAGTCGCACCTGCGCTGA